The following proteins are encoded in a genomic region of Arachis stenosperma cultivar V10309 chromosome 4, arast.V10309.gnm1.PFL2, whole genome shotgun sequence:
- the LOC130975451 gene encoding 26S proteasome regulatory subunit 4 homolog, whose translation MAMILEAFVKEITDTFVLLISYCGMGVSNQNKSVALVVFIKDVEKAIIGNSDILKSKLESLPQNVAVIGSHTQLDSRKDKVVFDYCIIPHMMAFYKQSLGPIQQHYLVFLSRLKYGLNILQGIEGEKKNSKKSLKTLENVKDTFKELVIPLQRSELFSKGQLAKPCKGILLFSPLGTGKTMLAKAVATEARANFINIQCLALLQ comes from the exons ATGGCAATGATCTTGGAGGCCTTTGTGAAGGAAATCACGGATACTTTTGTTCTG CTAATCAGTTACTGTGGGATG GGTGTCTCCAATCAGAATAAAAGTGTTGCACTAGTTGTCTTCATTAAAGATGTTGAGAAGGCGATCATTGGTAATTCAGACATTCTGAAGAGTAAACTTGAAAGCTTACCACAAAATGTTGCTGTAATTGGATCACATACCCAGCTCGATAGTCGAAAGGACAAGGTGGTGTTTGATTATTGTATTAT ACCACACATGATGGCATTCTATAAACAAAGCTTGGGGCCAATCCAGCAGCATTACTTGGTCTTTCTTTCCCG CCTTAAGTATGGGCTGAACATTCTCCAGGGCATTGAAGGTGAAAAAAAGAATTCCAAAAAATCGCTAAAG ACTTTAGAAAATGTGAAGGACACCTTTAAGGAGTTGGTTATTCCTCTACAGAGATCTGAACTCTTTAGCAAAGGACAGTTGGCTAAG CCCTGCAAGGGAATACTACTCTTTAGCCCCCTTGGTACTGGAAAGACAATGCTTGCGAAGGCTGTAGCAACCGAGGCTCGAGCCAACTTTATTAACATTCAATGTCTAGCATTACTTCAATAG